In a genomic window of Occallatibacter riparius:
- a CDS encoding response regulator — MLIATASAMLLSFAFGYFTFRRIVHPIRGLQNSVQAIAGGDYIQAVPFTTMAGETGDLARSIEVLKQDASETSQQRWLKASVAKLSSILQGAESIPAFGENLLSEIVPLLGGGAAAFYVREGDAGRFRRAAGYGMADGCPADFITEDGGLAGECVRQRVPLTVKSLPSAYIRISSALGSAPPVETTAWPILSLDSVLAVLEFASFRELSSREKALTEELMPVVALNLEVLLRNLATQQLLLQTQQQAKELEASEERSRLILGSTADGIFGTDADGVITFINPAACHMLGFAQEELLGGHSHAMFHHHHPDGSDYPKEQCPMFAAYAHGTSSHVDDEFLWRKDGSGVPVEYGARPVFKDGAVIGSVVSFTDITERRKAEERLRETERFFRSVLESAPDAMMVVGQDGTIRIANAQCERVFGYTREELSGQPVEMLVPEDIRRGHPALREGFFHAPSARPMGAALALAGLRKDGSLFPIEIGLSPLPAKGNESAQVAVSIRDITERKEQERQIIEARQKAEEATAAKSMFLANMSHEIRTPMNAIIGMTHLALKTDLTPKQADYLTKVRSAAGTLLGIINDILDFSKIEAGKLDIENAEFQFENVLQNLITVVGQKAEEKGLEFLVSAQSDIPPSLVGDPLRLGQILINLVNNAVKFTQHGEVVVSVAVEERASDRITLGFAVRDTGIGMTPEQCSRLFQAFSQADTSTTRKFGGTGLGLSISKRLVEMMGGRIWAESEPGVGSTFRFTASFGIGSQQHQQRFVPDLAGLRALVVDDNAQAREILCDALRGFALRADSVDSGRASLQALASADASDPYHLVLMDWNMPEMDGIQSSALIRRDSGLKNMPRIVMVTAFGREEIRHQAEQLGIDAFLTKPVNASVLYDTLMGLFGAASLGHAGGTSHKAGAAEHNARGIRVLLVEDNEMNQQVATELLESAGAVVTVANHGGIAVKVLQEGPQPPPFDVVFMDLQMPEMDGFTATGILRADPRFHELPIIAMTAHALVEERERCLKAGMNDHVTKPIDPDALFAALARWTKPRETTVAEVDDAAPAEDSEPTLQIEGVDTIGALNRVAGNARLYRRLLEQFVTKEADMDDRIGDALSMEDRESAERLAHTLKGLAGNLGMGSVQAAAAKVEKAIRDGAAEAPAFLTELKGVFRSQVGRIRAALGSAATPVASQVPFDAEAAGNSIRRLLSMIDANDGDAADMVEDVTANLAARIDHDRLNSLRDSISEFDFDAARTKLVQIAADCSLPVG; from the coding sequence TTGTTGATCGCGACCGCAAGCGCAATGCTCCTTTCCTTCGCTTTCGGATACTTCACATTCCGCCGCATCGTGCACCCGATTCGGGGATTGCAGAACTCGGTACAGGCAATCGCAGGGGGCGATTACATACAGGCAGTGCCGTTCACAACGATGGCCGGGGAAACAGGGGACCTGGCGCGCTCCATTGAGGTGCTTAAGCAAGATGCGTCGGAAACATCGCAGCAGCGCTGGTTGAAGGCGAGTGTTGCCAAGCTGTCATCGATCCTGCAGGGTGCTGAGTCGATTCCGGCGTTCGGCGAGAATCTGTTGTCCGAAATCGTGCCACTTCTCGGCGGGGGCGCGGCCGCATTTTACGTGCGCGAGGGCGATGCTGGGCGCTTTCGGCGAGCAGCAGGTTATGGAATGGCCGACGGATGCCCGGCCGATTTCATCACGGAAGACGGGGGTCTGGCTGGTGAGTGTGTACGTCAACGAGTGCCCCTCACGGTGAAGAGTCTGCCCAGCGCCTATATCAGGATCTCGTCGGCATTAGGCTCTGCTCCGCCGGTGGAGACGACGGCCTGGCCGATTCTCTCTCTCGACTCAGTGCTGGCGGTGCTCGAATTTGCCTCGTTCCGCGAGCTGAGTTCCAGAGAGAAGGCATTGACAGAAGAATTGATGCCGGTTGTGGCACTGAATCTCGAAGTCCTGTTGCGCAATCTTGCCACACAGCAACTACTGCTTCAGACTCAGCAGCAGGCGAAGGAATTGGAAGCGAGCGAGGAGCGCTCACGCCTCATACTCGGGTCCACAGCGGACGGAATCTTCGGGACAGACGCGGACGGAGTCATTACGTTCATCAATCCTGCGGCCTGCCACATGCTTGGCTTCGCTCAGGAGGAACTCCTTGGCGGACATTCACACGCAATGTTCCATCACCATCATCCTGACGGGAGCGACTATCCCAAGGAACAGTGTCCGATGTTCGCGGCTTATGCGCATGGCACTTCCAGCCACGTCGACGACGAGTTCCTGTGGCGCAAGGACGGCAGCGGCGTCCCGGTTGAGTATGGCGCGAGACCGGTGTTCAAAGACGGAGCCGTGATCGGATCAGTCGTAAGCTTTACCGATATCACTGAACGGCGAAAGGCAGAAGAGCGCCTCCGCGAGACGGAGCGGTTCTTCCGCAGCGTTTTGGAATCTGCGCCGGATGCAATGATGGTCGTTGGCCAAGATGGCACGATACGGATCGCGAACGCACAGTGCGAGAGAGTGTTTGGATATACCCGCGAGGAGTTATCGGGCCAACCTGTGGAGATGCTGGTGCCGGAGGACATCCGAAGGGGGCACCCTGCTCTGCGAGAGGGATTTTTCCATGCCCCCAGTGCCCGCCCAATGGGAGCAGCTCTAGCCCTGGCGGGCCTGCGGAAAGACGGCTCGCTGTTTCCGATTGAGATAGGCCTGAGTCCGTTACCCGCGAAGGGCAACGAATCGGCGCAGGTAGCCGTATCGATCAGGGACATCACGGAGCGGAAGGAGCAGGAACGGCAGATCATCGAGGCGAGACAGAAGGCCGAAGAGGCCACTGCGGCCAAATCGATGTTCTTGGCAAACATGAGCCACGAGATCAGGACACCGATGAACGCCATCATCGGCATGACCCACCTGGCGCTCAAGACCGATCTCACGCCGAAGCAGGCAGACTACCTGACGAAGGTGCGGTCGGCTGCCGGAACACTGCTGGGAATCATCAATGACATTCTCGACTTCTCAAAGATCGAAGCGGGCAAACTTGACATCGAAAATGCGGAATTCCAGTTTGAGAACGTGCTCCAGAACCTGATCACCGTAGTTGGCCAGAAGGCGGAAGAAAAAGGGCTGGAATTTCTGGTCTCGGCGCAATCCGACATTCCACCAAGTCTGGTGGGTGACCCGCTGCGGCTCGGGCAAATTCTCATCAATCTGGTCAACAACGCCGTGAAGTTCACTCAGCACGGTGAGGTCGTTGTGTCGGTTGCCGTTGAGGAGCGCGCATCCGACCGGATCACTCTGGGCTTTGCTGTCAGGGACACGGGTATCGGTATGACGCCGGAGCAGTGCTCACGGCTGTTCCAGGCATTCTCCCAGGCGGATACGTCGACGACGCGCAAGTTTGGAGGGACTGGCCTGGGGTTGTCGATCAGCAAGCGGCTGGTGGAAATGATGGGTGGGCGAATCTGGGCGGAAAGCGAGCCCGGCGTGGGCAGCACTTTTCGCTTCACTGCCTCATTCGGGATTGGATCGCAACAACACCAGCAGAGGTTTGTTCCCGATCTGGCTGGGCTCCGCGCGTTGGTGGTGGACGATAACGCTCAGGCGCGCGAGATTCTCTGCGATGCGCTTCGGGGGTTCGCACTACGCGCCGATTCAGTTGATTCGGGCCGCGCCTCTCTCCAGGCGCTTGCGAGCGCCGATGCAAGCGACCCCTACCATCTGGTGCTGATGGATTGGAACATGCCCGAGATGGATGGCATTCAATCAAGCGCTCTGATCCGAAGAGATTCAGGGTTGAAGAACATGCCGCGGATTGTGATGGTTACCGCATTTGGGCGCGAGGAGATCCGCCACCAGGCAGAACAACTTGGAATTGATGCGTTTTTAACGAAGCCAGTGAATGCCTCGGTCTTGTATGACACGCTGATGGGGCTATTCGGAGCAGCAAGCCTGGGACACGCTGGAGGGACATCCCACAAAGCCGGCGCGGCGGAACACAATGCGCGCGGGATACGCGTGCTCCTGGTGGAAGACAACGAAATGAATCAGCAGGTCGCCACCGAACTGCTGGAAAGTGCCGGAGCTGTGGTGACCGTGGCGAATCATGGTGGCATTGCGGTGAAGGTTCTGCAGGAGGGCCCGCAGCCACCACCGTTCGATGTCGTCTTCATGGATCTGCAGATGCCGGAGATGGACGGCTTCACCGCGACTGGAATACTCCGTGCGGACCCGCGGTTCCATGAGCTTCCCATCATCGCAATGACTGCTCACGCATTAGTGGAAGAGCGCGAACGCTGTTTGAAAGCGGGGATGAATGACCACGTTACCAAGCCGATCGATCCAGACGCGCTGTTCGCCGCTTTAGCGCGCTGGACCAAGCCGCGCGAGACTACCGTAGCGGAGGTCGACGATGCGGCACCCGCAGAGGACAGCGAGCCCACTCTGCAAATTGAGGGCGTGGATACCATTGGAGCGTTGAACCGAGTTGCGGGGAACGCGCGCCTCTACCGAAGGCTGCTGGAACAGTTCGTTACGAAGGAAGCCGATATGGACGATCGGATCGGCGATGCTCTTTCGATGGAGGATCGAGAGAGTGCCGAACGGCTTGCCCACACATTGAAGGGTCTGGCCGGCAACCTGGGAATGGGCAGCGTGCAAGCCGCGGCGGCAAAGGTTGAGAAGGCGATCCGAGACGGCGCCGCTGAAGCGCCTGCATTCCTCACCGAGTTGAAAGGCGTTTTCCGGTCGCAGGTGGGCCGGATTCGGGCGGCTTTAGGGAGTGCGGCGACCCCGGTCGCTTCACAGGTTCCATTCGACGCCGAGGCGGCCGGAAATTCGATCCGGCGCCTCTTGTCGATGATCGACGCCAATGATGGAGACGCAGCCGACATGGTGGAGGATGTGACTGCAAACCTGGCGGCGAGGATCGATCATGACCGGCTCAACTCATTGCGTGACTCGATCTCCGAATTTGATTTCGATGCGGCGCGAACAAAGTTAGTGCAGATCGCAGCGGATTGCAGTCTGCCTGTTGGGTGA
- a CDS encoding adenylate/guanylate cyclase domain-containing protein has product MTSSDDKKTILLVDDAPANIEVAREILKGVFRTRIATSGAKALESVKVSPAPDLILLDVKMPEMDGYEVCRRLKLDPATREIPVIFLTAMTEAADETKGFDMGAVDYIHKPFSPPVVLARVQTHLNLRETREQLAREKQLVDRLLDNILPPAAVKELKTTGKVAPQRFENVAVLFVDLVSFTAFCDRHAPEEVVSALSDLFLMFEETASRYGLEKIKTIGDAFLATAGLLNPVAEPLRAAVSCALDIVAATPHIRDGWRVHAGVHLGPVMAGIVGRERYQFDVWGDTVNVAARLTSAASPNSVVLTESHAALLSGLTIAPRGKVELKGKGLVPLVEISASALFPVTTQLA; this is encoded by the coding sequence ATGACGAGCAGCGATGATAAGAAGACCATTTTGCTGGTTGATGACGCGCCGGCCAACATTGAGGTCGCTCGCGAGATTCTAAAAGGGGTTTTCAGGACACGCATTGCCACCAGTGGCGCCAAGGCACTTGAATCCGTCAAGGTCTCGCCTGCTCCGGACCTGATTCTGCTCGACGTGAAGATGCCTGAGATGGACGGTTACGAAGTTTGCAGGCGATTGAAGCTTGACCCCGCGACCCGCGAGATTCCGGTGATCTTTTTGACCGCGATGACCGAAGCCGCCGACGAAACCAAAGGGTTTGATATGGGAGCGGTCGATTACATCCACAAGCCCTTTTCACCGCCGGTTGTACTCGCGAGGGTTCAGACTCATCTAAATCTCCGCGAAACACGCGAACAGCTGGCGCGAGAGAAGCAGCTTGTTGATCGTCTCCTTGACAATATTCTGCCTCCGGCAGCTGTTAAGGAATTGAAGACGACCGGGAAGGTCGCGCCTCAGCGGTTCGAGAACGTGGCGGTTCTGTTTGTTGATCTCGTCAGCTTCACGGCATTCTGCGATCGGCACGCGCCGGAGGAGGTCGTGAGCGCCTTGAGTGACTTGTTTCTGATGTTTGAAGAGACGGCGAGCAGATACGGACTCGAGAAGATCAAAACGATTGGTGATGCGTTCTTGGCAACGGCAGGCCTGCTCAATCCCGTGGCCGAGCCACTCAGGGCAGCGGTTAGCTGTGCGCTGGACATCGTGGCCGCGACGCCTCATATTCGAGACGGATGGCGCGTTCACGCCGGGGTCCACCTCGGCCCCGTGATGGCGGGCATTGTGGGTCGTGAGCGGTATCAATTCGATGTCTGGGGCGACACCGTGAATGTAGCTGCACGGCTCACTTCAGCCGCATCGCCTAACTCGGTGGTGCTCACCGAATCTCATGCAGCGCTGCTTTCAGGACTAACCATTGCTCCACGAGGCAAAGTAGAGCTGAAAGGCAAGGGCCTGGTGCCTCTGGTCGAGATATCGGCCAGTGCATTGTTTCCTGTAACTACTCAGTTGGCGTGA
- a CDS encoding adenosine deaminase family protein, with product MARSADEARAERAYDEALKAGPLTLRAFLVKFPKGADLHVHLSGAVYAETFIRDAGEDKLCVDPEGKKWARDGQGNLLKEPCPGQLVAASVLTGHSLKSADQDLYDALVNSFSMRSFVPYAGFSGHDQFFATFGKFGGIDKRHTGEWVDEVASRAAEQNQQYLELMQTPVFSHATMIAKGIGWPEGQVDFAQLRQKLLDGGLRDEVAPDMEDVRSSEEQRKQIEHCGTAEEAPACEVEVRYIYQILRASPPEIVFAQTLLGFETIQKSMDTGADGFVGINFVQPEDGFVSMRDYALQMKMVGYLHSVYPKVHISLHAGELVPGVVTPEGLRFHVREAVETAHAERIGHGVDVMYETDAAKLLKAMAEKHVMVEINLSSNEGILGVKGEDHPLPLYIKAHVPVALSTDDEGVSRIDLTNEYVKAAMEYHPSYQQLKMFARTGMEHDFLPGDSLWAEGDDFRAARGACRGQLLGGDNPSGGCKSLIEKSQKATAQWELERRFRAFEAAF from the coding sequence GTGGCCCGTTCCGCCGATGAGGCACGGGCAGAACGAGCCTACGACGAGGCCTTGAAGGCTGGGCCACTGACATTGCGGGCTTTCCTGGTGAAGTTTCCCAAAGGGGCGGATCTGCATGTGCATCTTTCGGGTGCGGTGTATGCAGAAACGTTCATTCGCGATGCGGGCGAGGACAAATTGTGCGTCGATCCGGAGGGGAAGAAGTGGGCGCGCGACGGCCAGGGCAATCTGCTGAAGGAGCCGTGCCCGGGACAGTTGGTTGCCGCGTCCGTACTTACGGGGCACTCGCTGAAGTCGGCGGACCAGGACCTGTATGACGCGCTGGTGAACTCGTTTTCGATGCGGAGCTTTGTGCCGTATGCCGGGTTCAGCGGGCATGACCAGTTTTTTGCGACGTTCGGCAAGTTCGGTGGGATCGACAAGCGGCATACGGGCGAGTGGGTGGACGAGGTGGCGAGCCGGGCAGCAGAACAGAATCAGCAGTACCTGGAGCTGATGCAGACGCCGGTTTTCTCGCACGCGACGATGATTGCAAAGGGGATCGGTTGGCCGGAGGGACAGGTCGATTTTGCCCAGCTACGGCAGAAACTGCTGGATGGCGGGCTGCGGGACGAGGTCGCGCCAGACATGGAGGATGTGCGGAGTTCGGAGGAGCAGCGGAAGCAGATTGAGCACTGCGGGACGGCTGAGGAGGCTCCGGCGTGCGAGGTTGAGGTGCGCTACATCTATCAGATTCTGCGCGCCAGCCCGCCAGAGATAGTGTTTGCGCAGACGCTGCTCGGGTTCGAAACCATCCAAAAATCGATGGATACGGGCGCCGACGGGTTTGTCGGGATCAACTTTGTGCAGCCCGAGGATGGGTTCGTCTCGATGCGCGATTACGCGCTGCAGATGAAGATGGTAGGGTATCTGCATTCGGTGTATCCCAAGGTGCATATCTCGTTGCATGCAGGCGAGTTAGTTCCGGGCGTGGTGACGCCGGAGGGGCTGCGGTTCCACGTGCGGGAGGCGGTGGAGACCGCGCATGCGGAACGAATTGGCCATGGCGTGGACGTGATGTACGAGACAGATGCCGCTAAGCTGTTGAAGGCAATGGCTGAGAAGCATGTGATGGTGGAGATCAACCTGAGCTCGAACGAGGGCATTCTGGGGGTTAAGGGGGAGGATCACCCGCTGCCTCTGTATATCAAGGCGCATGTTCCGGTGGCGCTTTCGACCGATGATGAGGGGGTCAGCCGCATCGATCTGACCAATGAGTACGTGAAGGCGGCGATGGAGTATCACCCGTCGTATCAGCAGCTTAAGATGTTCGCGCGGACGGGGATGGAGCATGATTTCCTGCCTGGAGACAGCTTGTGGGCGGAGGGGGATGATTTTCGCGCGGCGCGGGGGGCCTGCCGGGGACAGTTGCTGGGCGGCGACAATCCATCGGGTGGATGTAAGTCATTGATAGAGAAGAGCCAAAAGGCTACGGCGCAGTGGGAACTGGAGCGGCGGTTCCGGGCGTTTGAGGCGGCGTTCTGA
- a CDS encoding MmcQ/YjbR family DNA-binding protein: MDNERVRAICMALPHVCETVNWGHHLVYWVGDRDIGGKMFAMTDLDGSGTGVLWFHCGAERFHELLEVEGISGSPYLAKVHWVTVDRWDVLRPREIEDELKRAHALIYEKLPPRTKKVLALPEKERKKVIRERKRVLAEKKKG, translated from the coding sequence ATGGATAACGAGCGGGTTCGGGCGATCTGCATGGCGCTGCCCCACGTGTGCGAGACGGTGAACTGGGGGCACCACCTCGTGTACTGGGTGGGTGATCGGGATATCGGTGGGAAGATGTTCGCGATGACGGACCTCGATGGGTCTGGGACCGGGGTGCTGTGGTTCCACTGCGGGGCGGAGCGATTCCATGAGCTGCTGGAGGTGGAGGGGATCTCGGGTTCGCCGTACCTGGCCAAGGTGCACTGGGTGACGGTGGACCGGTGGGACGTGCTGCGGCCTCGGGAGATTGAGGACGAGTTGAAGCGGGCGCATGCGCTGATCTATGAGAAGCTGCCGCCGCGGACGAAGAAGGTACTCGCGCTGCCGGAGAAGGAGCGGAAGAAGGTTATCCGGGAGAGGAAGCGAGTGCTGGCGGAGAAGAAAAAAGGCTAG
- a CDS encoding TetR/AcrR family transcriptional regulator, protein MRGETAERILKSAETLMIERGYSAFSYADISDAVGIRKPSIHHHFPTKAALAVAVLKSHREKTIEGTRQLDREIEDPRKRLHAYVHYWEGCIRARTVPFCVAALMGAELPSLPEEVQAEVRLHFTALSEWLERTLKAGAKSGVLKLQDSAASEAQALMAVVHGAMLSARATGDGDVFRIVTGTALKRLNPAKN, encoded by the coding sequence ATGCGAGGAGAAACGGCAGAACGCATCCTGAAATCGGCGGAGACCCTGATGATTGAGAGAGGATATTCGGCATTCAGCTATGCCGACATCTCCGATGCAGTAGGAATCAGGAAACCCAGCATCCATCATCACTTTCCTACAAAAGCTGCCTTGGCAGTGGCCGTTCTCAAGAGCCATCGAGAGAAGACGATTGAAGGAACCAGACAACTCGACCGCGAGATCGAAGATCCACGCAAACGTCTTCACGCATACGTCCACTACTGGGAGGGATGCATACGCGCGCGTACGGTCCCGTTCTGCGTTGCTGCACTCATGGGAGCAGAACTCCCGTCCTTGCCCGAGGAAGTACAAGCCGAAGTGCGTCTGCATTTCACAGCATTAAGCGAATGGCTCGAGCGAACTCTGAAGGCTGGAGCAAAGTCAGGCGTCCTCAAATTGCAAGACTCTGCAGCCTCCGAGGCCCAGGCTCTAATGGCAGTCGTGCACGGGGCTATGCTCTCCGCGCGCGCCACCGGCGATGGTGACGTCTTCAGGATCGTGACCGGAACAGCACTTAAGCGTCTCAATCCAGCCAAGAACTGA
- the arr gene encoding NAD(+)--rifampin ADP-ribosyltransferase — MSTTDSKFRQQFFHGTRADLTHGDLITAGYTSNFGDGKPLSWVYCTGTLDAAIWGAELAAGEGRGRIYLVEPTGPIVDDPNLTDKKFPGNPTLSYRSRDPLRVVGEVTNWQGHSPEQLQQMRDGLQRLKAQGAKIID; from the coding sequence ATGTCAACCACCGACAGCAAGTTCCGTCAGCAGTTCTTCCACGGCACCCGCGCAGATCTTACGCACGGAGATCTCATCACAGCCGGGTACACTTCGAACTTCGGCGACGGCAAACCCCTGTCCTGGGTCTACTGTACTGGCACGCTCGATGCCGCCATCTGGGGCGCTGAACTGGCTGCCGGCGAGGGACGCGGGAGGATCTACCTCGTCGAGCCTACTGGACCCATCGTCGACGACCCCAACCTCACCGACAAGAAGTTCCCCGGAAATCCAACCCTCTCCTATCGCTCCCGCGATCCGCTGCGTGTCGTGGGAGAGGTGACGAACTGGCAAGGGCATTCGCCCGAGCAGTTGCAGCAAATGAGAGACGGCCTGCAACGCCTGAAAGCTCAAGGCGCCAAAATCATCGACTGA
- a CDS encoding sugar phosphate isomerase/epimerase family protein: MPSISRRTFLQTAAASAAILPFARSANADPLGLPIGCQTWPVRQLIAKDFPGTLKQLSAAGFKSIELCSPVGYATMGFGGLQKYSGADLRKVINDAGLTTVSSHFSLDELRKDQPARIAWAKEVGLTQMLVASLGGPKNPTADDVKRAADEYNKIGERAHAAGITQGLHNEDFECSTVDGKRVYDMLFELLDPSYVKFQFQVSNIQYGFDAADYFTRYPGRFISMHAQGWSATQKKIVPIGQDSLDWKRIFTAAKTAGIQNYFVEMDLPLMQASVPYLKQLQV, from the coding sequence ATGCCTTCTATCTCTCGCCGCACATTCCTTCAGACTGCAGCTGCCTCCGCCGCCATCCTGCCCTTCGCGCGCTCAGCTAACGCCGACCCCCTCGGCCTCCCCATCGGCTGCCAGACCTGGCCCGTCCGCCAGCTCATCGCCAAGGACTTCCCCGGCACCCTCAAGCAGCTCTCCGCCGCCGGATTCAAATCCATCGAGCTCTGCTCGCCCGTCGGCTACGCCACCATGGGCTTCGGCGGCCTCCAGAAGTACTCCGGCGCCGACCTCCGCAAAGTCATCAACGACGCGGGCCTCACCACCGTCAGCAGCCACTTCTCCCTCGACGAGCTCCGCAAGGACCAGCCCGCCCGCATCGCCTGGGCCAAGGAAGTTGGCCTCACTCAGATGCTCGTCGCCAGTCTCGGCGGCCCCAAAAACCCCACCGCCGACGACGTCAAGCGCGCCGCCGACGAGTACAACAAGATCGGCGAGCGCGCCCACGCCGCCGGCATCACCCAGGGCCTCCACAATGAGGATTTTGAGTGCTCCACCGTCGATGGCAAGCGGGTCTACGACATGCTGTTCGAGCTCCTCGACCCCAGCTACGTGAAGTTCCAGTTCCAGGTCTCCAACATCCAATACGGATTCGACGCCGCCGACTACTTCACCCGCTACCCCGGCCGCTTCATCTCCATGCACGCGCAGGGCTGGTCAGCGACACAGAAGAAGATCGTCCCCATCGGCCAGGACTCCCTCGACTGGAAGCGCATCTTCACCGCCGCCAAAACCGCCGGCATCCAAAACTACTTCGTAGAAATGGACCTCCCCTTAATGCAAGCCAGCGTGCCATACCTGAAGCAGCTACAGGTGTGA
- a CDS encoding AsmA-like C-terminal region-containing protein: MRGSGAQRKNDGMDEPQARLNAADDAAASSAEAREDGSRVGVREFPPPRRKGFWGRHRWLLWVCIAAAVVLVALTVALSIAARRFEPFLKERVVASLSEHFHTRVELDSLHIAVRHGEHAMFGLWATGKGLRIWPPNPEGGWDSATASAVANVPLIRLQEFSFHVPLRWEQRQFLKIPQVRLKGLEVHVPPRAKRSEAAEPLEVRDATPSEPKTEPLSNVEVERIDSEDALVVMETNKPDKIPLTFAVKHLKLRHVRAGQPMEYQAELTNPKPPGLINAEGKFGPWVMDDPGQSPVEGKYRFQHADLGVFKGIAGMLASNGTYTGTLHDLKVDGETVVPDFRLTQFGGKLPLHTQFHARVDGTNGDTWLDRVDAVLGATRFTTSGKVVRVRVDAGGKPVAANATDAAAQPGHVIDVKVDVPHGKMDDFLRLVSKSGNPAITGVVETKATLHIPPGDDPVNKRMKLDGFFKLDNAVFTSDKAQGKVQELSYRAQGRPDGMKFADPKTSTWEMQGDFHVANGVIALPDLVYGVQGAQVQLHGTYNLDGEVSMDGTARMDATVSQMVGGWKGFLLKPADRFFKKDGAGTQVPIRVRGTRDQPDFSVDFGKMGNGTHPERPQDSGASGVSGAGGARNW, translated from the coding sequence TTGCGGGGTTCGGGAGCACAGCGGAAGAATGACGGCATGGATGAGCCGCAGGCGCGATTGAACGCGGCGGACGACGCAGCGGCCAGTTCGGCAGAGGCGCGGGAGGACGGGTCGCGGGTGGGAGTGCGGGAGTTTCCGCCGCCGCGGCGGAAGGGCTTCTGGGGCCGGCACAGGTGGCTGCTGTGGGTCTGCATAGCGGCGGCGGTGGTTCTGGTGGCACTGACGGTAGCGCTGTCGATTGCGGCGCGGCGGTTTGAGCCGTTCCTGAAGGAGCGGGTGGTGGCGAGCCTGTCGGAACATTTCCATACCAGGGTGGAGCTGGACTCTCTGCATATAGCGGTGCGGCACGGCGAGCATGCGATGTTCGGGCTGTGGGCGACGGGGAAAGGATTGCGAATCTGGCCGCCAAATCCGGAGGGGGGATGGGATAGCGCGACGGCGTCGGCGGTGGCGAACGTGCCGCTGATTCGCCTGCAGGAGTTCAGCTTTCATGTTCCGCTGCGGTGGGAGCAGAGGCAGTTTTTGAAGATTCCGCAGGTGCGACTGAAGGGGCTGGAGGTGCATGTTCCGCCGCGGGCAAAGCGGAGTGAGGCGGCCGAGCCGCTGGAGGTTCGGGATGCGACACCTTCGGAGCCGAAGACTGAGCCGCTCTCGAATGTGGAGGTGGAGCGGATTGACTCAGAAGACGCGCTGGTGGTGATGGAGACGAACAAGCCAGACAAGATTCCGCTGACGTTTGCGGTGAAGCACCTGAAGTTGCGGCATGTGCGGGCGGGGCAGCCGATGGAATACCAGGCGGAGCTGACGAATCCGAAGCCGCCAGGGTTGATCAACGCGGAGGGCAAGTTTGGGCCGTGGGTGATGGACGATCCGGGGCAGAGTCCGGTGGAGGGCAAGTATCGCTTTCAGCATGCGGACCTGGGAGTGTTCAAGGGGATTGCGGGGATGCTGGCATCGAACGGGACGTATACGGGCACGCTGCACGATCTGAAAGTGGATGGCGAGACGGTGGTTCCGGACTTCAGGCTGACGCAGTTTGGCGGCAAGCTGCCTCTGCATACGCAGTTTCATGCGCGGGTGGATGGGACGAACGGCGATACGTGGCTGGACAGAGTGGACGCGGTGCTGGGCGCGACGCGCTTCACCACTTCGGGCAAGGTGGTGCGGGTGAGGGTGGACGCGGGGGGCAAGCCGGTGGCGGCGAATGCGACGGATGCCGCTGCGCAGCCAGGACACGTGATTGATGTGAAGGTGGATGTGCCGCATGGAAAGATGGATGATTTTCTGCGGCTGGTGAGCAAGTCCGGGAACCCGGCGATTACGGGTGTGGTGGAGACGAAGGCGACGCTGCATATTCCGCCGGGGGATGATCCGGTGAACAAGCGCATGAAGCTGGATGGATTTTTCAAGCTGGACAATGCGGTGTTCACGAGCGATAAGGCGCAGGGGAAGGTGCAGGAGTTGAGCTATCGGGCGCAGGGGCGTCCGGATGGGATGAAGTTTGCCGATCCCAAGACTTCGACGTGGGAGATGCAGGGGGATTTCCACGTGGCGAATGGGGTGATCGCGCTGCCGGACCTGGTATATGGCGTGCAGGGTGCGCAGGTGCAACTGCATGGGACCTACAACCTGGATGGCGAAGTGAGTATGGATGGGACGGCGCGCATGGACGCGACGGTTTCGCAGATGGTTGGGGGATGGAAGGGGTTCCTACTAAAGCCGGCGGATAGGTTCTTCAAGAAGGATGGCGCGGGGACGCAGGTGCCGATCCGCGTGCGGGGGACGCGGGATCAGCCGGATTTCAGTGTGGATTTTGGAAAGATGGGGAATGGGACGCATCCGGAGAGGCCGCAAGACAGCGGAGCTAGCGGAGTTAGCGGTGCTGGCGGAGCTAGGAACTGGTAG
- a CDS encoding DUF4926 domain-containing protein codes for MNYHSKTVFSEYQVVRLTRRIESFEAGTVGTIVMVYDSPERTGYEVELFNADHDTIGLVTVYAEDIEAHS; via the coding sequence ATGAACTATCATTCGAAGACCGTGTTCTCTGAATACCAAGTGGTTCGCTTGACTCGCCGCATCGAATCCTTCGAAGCGGGCACTGTGGGAACCATCGTAATGGTCTACGACTCACCTGAGCGAACTGGATATGAAGTGGAGCTCTTCAACGCAGACCATGACACCATCGGCCTGGTTACGGTCTATGCTGAAGACATCGAAGCCCACAGTTGA